In Lacinutrix sp. Bg11-31, the DNA window AAGATACTCGTGTTGCAGTTGTTAAGTCAAGAGAGAAGAAAGCAGATACTCGTGTTGAAGTTGTTAAGTCAAGAAAGAAGAAAAAGGATACTCGTGTTGCTGTTGTTGAGCCAAGTGAGAAGAAAGAAGATGCTCGTGATGTTAAGTCAAGAGAGAAAAAAGAAGTAGATACTGCTGTTGCGGTTGCAAAACCTAGAGTAGCTAAAGAGGAAATAATAGCTAAAATACCAGCAAGAACTCGTAAAGAAAAAGAAACAAGAGTGGTTTCTAATGTGAATAAAAAAAATGTGTTTGAAATAGCTGCCGAAAGAGAAGAGGCAAAAAGAATTGCACGACTTAAAAATGAAAAAGATAATCCTGTTGCTGAGGTAGTACAAAAAAGCCCAGAAAAGCAACCTACCACTTTAATAGAGGTTAAAAAGGTTACTTACAATCTTTCTCAACCAGATAACGATAAGACTATAGAAAAACAAACTCGTGAAGATTATAGAGCTAATAATCTACGTCCTAATGGAACACGATACGAAAACTAATTAATAGAGTAAGTATTTAGCTCGCATTGCATTAAAACTATCTAAGCCATCTTTCCAGGTGGCTTTTATGTTTTCTATAGTTTCGCCAGCTTCAATTTGTTTCTGCAGTTGTTTTGTACCTGCAAGCTTTGTAAAAAAGCCATTAGATAAAAAGAACTTACTTTTATCACTCGTAGTATTATAAGCATTAATTAAGTGGCTTAAATCTATCTCACCTAACTTTTGTTCTTTTGTTAGATTGTAACCATTGCAAGCCTTGTTTTCGTGCTTAGGGTACTTAGAACCAAAGTTAGGTTGCGGTGTAAAACTAAAATCAGATTTTGGTAAAAAAGGAGAGCCATAAATTTGAAACTGTAATTTGGTTCCTCGTCCAGCACTAACATTTGTACCTTCAAAAAAACAAAGACTAGGATATAAATTTATAGCAATATCATTAGGTAAGTTTGGAGACGGTTTAATAGGTAGACTATAAGCGTAATTATGCGAATAGTTCTTCATTTTAATAACCGTAAGTTCACATTTTATAGCGTTATCTAACCAACTTTCACCATTAATCATTTGTGCATATTCTCCAATCGTCATACCATGAACCACAGGAATAGGATGCATGCCAATAAAACTCTTATGTTCTTTTTCTAGAATTGGCCCATCTACATAATGTCCATTTGGGTTTGGTCTATCTAAAATAATAACAGGAATATTAGCTTCAGCACAAGCTTCCATAACATAATGTAGCGAAGAAATGTAAGTGTAAAAACGTGCACCAACATCTTGTATATCGAAAACCACAACATCTAAATTTTTTAATTGGGCTGCAGAAGGCTTTTTGTTTTTCCCGTAGAGAGAAATTATAGGCAAGCCAGTTTTGGTATCTAAACCATCTTTAACAATTTCTCCAGCATCAGCTTTACCTCTAAAACCATGCTCTGGAGCAAATACTTTTTTAATATTTACTTTATTAGAAATTAAAGAATCTACTATATGAATGTATCTGTCATTATCAAGAGTACTTGATGAAGTAATTTTATCCTTAAAAATAACAGAAGTCTGGTTTGCCACAACACCAACACGCTTACCTTCTAAAAGCTTTAAATACGCTTCAGTCTGGTTTGCACCAATAATAACATCATTTTGTGTTTGATTTAGAATCTCATTACTAGCACCATCATTTTGTACAGTTGCTTCCGTTTTCTCATTTCTTACTTCAGCCTTCTTACCAATAGCATCAAACTTATTAGCCTTTCCACAAGAAATTCCTAAAAAAAGAAATAATAAAACTGTATTTTTACACCACATTAATTGTACACTCATAACTTTTTTGAATTTCGAATATTTTATAGCAAAACGCATTATTGACAGTAAAGCGTATAAAAGTAGTATATCGGCACCAATAATAAAAATTGGAATCGTAGCAATTGCTTTGGGAATTATTGTAATGATGATTGCAATTGCCACAGGAATCGGACTTCAACAAAAAATAAGAGATAAAGTAGTCGCTTTTAATGGGCATATAAACATTACCAATTACGACACTAATAATTCTCAAGAAAGCGAAAATCCAATATCTATAAATCAAGATTTTTATCCAGATTTTAGTAGTGTACAAGGCATAAAACACCTTCAAGGTGTTGCAACAAAACACGCTATATTTAGGCAGCCGGATACTTTCGAGAGTGTTGTAATAAAAGGAGTTGGAGCAGATTACGATTGGCAATATCTAGAAGAATACTTAGTAGAAGGTGTCTTGCCAGACTTTACACAAAAACGAAATGAAGACCTTTTAATATCTCAATACTTTGCAAAAAGACTAAAGCTAAAAATTGGAGATACAGTAAACGCTTACTTTTTAAGAGAAGATATCTCTAAGCCTCCAAGAATTTTGCCATATAAAATTATAGGTATTTACAACTCAGGTTTTAAAGAATTCGACCAATTGTTTGCCATTGGAGACATCAAGCACATTCAACGTTTAAATAAATGGGAGCCAGACCAAATAGGCAATTTTGAAGTTTTTATAGACGATTTCGATGCTATAGACCAAAAAACAAAAGCCATTTTTCAAGAAACGCCCTCAACATTAAACGTAGAATCGGTAAAGCAAAAATTCGGGATGGTATTCGAGTGGATTGGTATTTTCGATAAAAATATTATTGGTATCATTGGTATCATGATTATAGTTGCAGGCATTAACATGATAACCGCATTACTAGTCCTAATACTCGAGCGCACACAAATGATTGGTATACTAAAAGCACTAGGAAGCAGCAGTAATAGCGTAAGAAAAATATTTGTTTACAACGCAACCTATCTTATAATTAAAGGTTTGTTTTGGGGAAATCTAATAGGTTTAAGTCTGTTATTTGCTCAAAAGTATTTTGGCTTTCTAAGCTTCCCAAACCCAGAGCAATATTACATGACCACCATTCCAGTATACATAAGTCTCGACTATATTATACTATTAAACATCGGCACATTTGTACTCTGCTTGGCAATGTTGCTAATCCCATCGTACATTATCACTAAAATTTCTCCAGTAAAAGCCATTCGTTTCGAGTAGCATGTTTTGGGCGTTACCTAAAGGTCGCGCTTTCCGCTATATCTTTTTTGCTTTTAATGGCAAAAAAGGATGCCGCATCAATCCCTAACGCAGGCTTATTAATTATGTTTAGTCATTTAAACCTGAAATTTTGGTTAGTTTAAGCCTTAATTACAGTGGCGCTAAGCTTTACTTAAAATGAACGTTAAAAGAAACAAAAGTATATTTCCATTTTAGTACTTTTGCAAAAGAAAAAGTAAAATAAAAAAAAGCATGCAATACGCAGAAAATATCCTTGAAACTATAGGAAACACACCACTAGTAAAAATAAACAAACTTACAGCAGAGTTACCATGTTTGGTACTCTCTAAATACGAAACCTTTAACCCAGGAAACTCGGTAAAAGATCGTATGGCATTACAAATGATTGAGGATGCCGAAGCAGATGGTAGATTAAAACCAGGAGGAACAATTATAGAAGGAACCTCTGGAAATACAGGAATGGGATTAGCATTAGCAGCAATTATAAAAGGCTACAAATGTATTTTTGTAATGGCAGATAAGCAGTCCAAAGAAAAAGTAGATATCTTAAAAGCAGTAGGAGCAGAAGTAGTAGTTTGCCCAACAGCAGTAGAACCAGACGATCCAAGATCGTACTACTCGGTATCTAAACGTTTAGGCGAAGAAACACCAAACTCATGGTACGTAAACCAATACGATAACCCAAGTAATGCAAAAGCACATTACCAAAGTACAGGACCAGAAATATGGAAACAGACAGATGGTAAAATAACACACTTTGTAGTTGGAGTAGGAACAGGAGGAACAATCTCTGGAGTTGGTAAATATTTAAAAGAACAAAATCCAAATATTAAAATTTGGGGAATAGACACTTACGGTTCAGTATTTAAAAAATACCACGAAACAGGAGTTTTCGACGAAAAAGAAATCTATCCATACGTAACCGAAGGTATTGGAGAAGACATTTTACCAAAAAATGTAGACTTCGATATTATCGATGGTTTTACTAAGGTAACAGATAAAGATGCTGCAGTTTACACACAGCGTTTAAGTAAAGAAGAAGGTATGTTTTTAGGTAATTCTGCTGGTGCAGCAATTAAAGGTGTGTTACAATTAAAAGAACACTTTACTAAAGACGATGTTGTTGTTGTATTGTTTCACGATCATGGTTCACGTTATGTAGGTAAAATGTTTAACGACGATTGGATGCGTAAAATGGGTTATATAGAGTAAACGTCATTGCGAGGACGAAGGACGTGGCAATCTCTTTATCGCTTTAACAGAATAAAAAAAGGAATCTCATAATAAAAAAGCAAAAAGCACAGTTTTAAAACTGTGCTTTTTTTGTTTCATCTTCTTGAGCTTAAATCGGCATTTACCTTTTCGTTAAGAACTTGAATCACCGTTTTTTTTAACTCATCATAGTCAAAATTCTCATCAAATTTATATGGTAAAGATGTGTGCGTTCCATTGATTTCCATTCCAAGATTATATTTTGGTTCGCCTGATTTAACAGGATTGGGTGCGTTTTCCATCTGGATGGTAATTTTAGCTTTTCCATTTTCGTTTAACACATAAAAAACATGCTTATAAAAATATTTATTTTCTTTTACAGCAAAGTATTCCATAGCATGTACTCTTTTGTCTTTCCAAATGAATTTGTCTAAGCAAAACCATTTTTTTCGATAGACATTTAATGTGTCTTTGGAGTAGTTTTCATATAATCTCTGTTTATATGTTTCAGCTTTTTTATATTCCTTTTTAGCATAATAAACTTGTATAATTTCAGAATAATAACCAAAACCTTTAGGGCGTAATTCGTTTAGTTCTTTAAATGCAATTAGTGCTTTGTCGTATTCCTTAGATAACAGTTCGTGATTTGCAATATTTTTAATAAGATTAATATAAGATTCTGAATCTTTTGAGATATTATCCTTTGCAATATAAAAAGATTTGATTGCGTTTTTTATGTCATTTTTCATCAAATAAACCAAAGGAATCTGTGTAAATATATAATCAGGAGGATTTTCTTTTTTTATTGCAGATTTATAAAGGCTAAGAGCTTTGTCTGACCTACCTAAAAAGCAATATGAATTTCCAAGCGCACCTAAATAACTGCTTTCATTTGGGTTTAATTTAATTGCTTTTTTTAATAATTTAATAGCAGTAGAAAACTTCCTTTTATAATTATAGTAAACACCTTTGCTGAAAAAAGTATCTGGATCTGTTTTATCTTTTTTTATAGATAAGTCTATTAATTTTAAGAAATTATTATAATCAGATTTGCTATAATATGTCATTCCAACATAATAAACAGCTTTTGCTGAATAGTTTTTTACATTACCAGAATATTCAGATATAATCTTGTCATATTGTTTGTTTTCATATAGCGTTTTTATAGTATTTGTAAAGTCTTCTTGTGTATAGCCAACAAGACTTGTTAAACCAATCAATACTATAATAATAATTTTATTCATGCTCGTTTTTAATTACACACAATGTCTCGTTGATATAAAATCGTTTCAATGTTTTATATCATACGTTAAACGAAGTTAGTAGAAAAAAATGACAAAGTCAAGTTTGTAATGCTAAAGAAAACAGCTATTTAAATGGGAATTATATGTCTTTCTTCGTTAAGCATCTTCCTCTAGGTTCATCACCTTCCTTAAGTACAATTTCAGAATGTAGAAACTTAGCAGCTTCTGCAGAACCTTTTACTTTAGAAGCACTACGTTCTAGCATTTCTAATTCAAATGTAGTTAATACGCTTTGCCTCACTCCAGCTTTTCTCCATTGAGATAATGGTCTACATTCTCTTGAGATTCCTCGAGCCAATGCCAGCGCATCTAGCAAAGCCTGATTTGCACCTTGTCCTTTAAATGGGCTCATAGGATGAGCTGCATCTCCTATTAGAGTTACTGGTCCAGCTTTATCTAATAATTCTATATCTAGTAATTCTCGATCGTATACAGGATAACCAGAAATTTGAGCTTCTAGTGTTGCTGCAACAATTTGCGGAATGGGATCGTGCCATTGTGTTCTTTTAGATGCTTCTTCTTTTAGAGCTTTAGGTCCTATAGCACTCAACGCTTTTGCTTTCTTTTCTGTTATTGGAAAACTAAGTTGCCACATTATTGAGTTATTGTTATAAGGCATCATATAAATGCGCTCATTACCATTAGCGGTTTGAAATACCGTTTCCGAGTCTAGCAAAGGACTATCAAGTCCATCGAGAGTATCTAAAGGACAAATACCTAATATTACAATACAATCTAGGTAACGTAATGGGTTAATAGCCTCACCAATTAACAATTTTCTTACAGTACTTCGAATACCATCGGCTCCAACCACAAGGTCTGCCTTAGCGATTTTTAATTTCCCATCTACTTTAAAACTTAAATCAACACTTTCTCCTTTAGACTCCTTAAAATCTACTAATTGATGTCCCCAATTTACCATATTATGTCCACCGAGTTGTTCAAGTAGCGCTAAACGTAAAGATTGTCGTGCAATATGTACATTTGTGCGCTTCGAAGATTTTTTATCACCAGACTGTATCCACTTTCTCATTCCCCATTCACCAATAACTTTTCCTTCTGTAGTATGAACCACATGTCTTGTTGAAATTACACCTTCTTTTAGCGCAAAAACACCTAATCCTTTAATAGCTTTACTGGCTTGTTGTAAGGTGAGGCCGTAACCTTGAGATCGTGCTTCGAAGTTATTATCGCGCTCATAAAGAGTAAAAGGAATGCCACGATGTAAACAAGCTACAGCTAAAGCTACTCCTCCAATACCACCACCAATAATAGCAACATGAGGATGGTTTTCTGTATCTGCTACAGGATGACTAGTAGATGCAACTAAGCCAGATCCTTTACAATTTAAACATGAATATAAGCTTCCTTTTGGGCGAACAGGTGCTTTTTTAACACTATTTGTTTTTTCAAATAATCTTAATGCCTCCTGATAGTTGAGTCGTGCTTTTTTGCGTAATTTTCGTCTCTTTTTGCCACGCCCTTTACATTCCTTACATATATTCCAGATAGCCTCTTTGTTTTTCATCTTTATTATTTAACCAAATATCAATGTTGTTGTGTGTAAAATGTTTTGTGTTTGTGTGCTAAGATTTTTCTGAGGGAAAATCAGGCGTAATAAAAGAGGGACAACCTTTCGTTATGCCCAAAATAGTAATTATTTTTATAGATTGTTGTGCAACGTTTTTATCAGTTTGGAATTCCAACTCTTGTAAATAATTCACGCATTTCAACTAGTTCAAATTCATTTTTGAAATTTCCTAAAATTCGTTTTTTTCCGTTATCTAATTCCAATGAGAATCTTTTTCTGCCAAATACAGATTTTTCATTTAGTCGTTTAATTTCTCCGATTTTAATTTTCTCTGCTGTGGAATTTTTGAAAAGAAAGAAATAGAGAGCAATTATAGAAACAATTCCTATCGCAATCCAAAAATATTCAATTATTCCATATCCCGTTTTATTCTGTCCAATTAAACGGGTTAAAGCGTTTGCTAAATTCAATATCATTAAAATCTTTAATATCAGATATTGATTTTTAAGTCCATCTTTAATTTCAATTGTGTTTTCTGATTCGTTATATTCTATTTTCATTGTATTAGGTTTCTGCCAAATGTTGTTCAAATCCTTAATATAAGATAAACTCAATCAATATAACTAATGCAGAATCTAGTGTTAGAGTTGTGGTTATGTTTTGTACTCCCAAAAAAACTCCAGGATTAAACGAAGTTCGACTATTTTTTTATAAAGTAAAGTTTAATGTTTAAGTAAATACGTACATTTAAAACATGCAAGAAGATTTTCTCCATTACCTCTGGAAACATAAAAAATTAGAGACTACTAATCTTAAAACCACAAAAGATGAATTGGTTGCGTTAATAAACGTAGGAGAGCATAACCATAACGCTGGACCAGACTTTTTTAATGCACAATTAAAAATAGGAAGCCAGATTTGGGCAGGAAATTTAGAAATTCATATAAAATCTAGCGATTGGTATTTACATAACCATGAAACAGATAGTAATTACGACAATGTAATTATGCATGTAGTTTGGGAACATGACACCGAAATATTTAGAAAAGACAATACAGAAATACCAACACTAGAATTAAAACACTACGTAACAAAAGAAGCACTAAATAACTACCAGAAATTATTCAGTAATACTCAAAAGTGGATGAATTGTGAAAACGATTTTGCATCAATTCCAGAATTTACTATTTCTAATTGGTTAGAGCGTTTGTATTTTGAACGGTTAGAGCGCAAAGCAAACGATATTACAATTGTATTAGAACAAAGTACTAATAACTGGGAAGCTGTTTTATTTAAAATGTTATCTAAAAACTTTGGGCTAAAAGTAAATGGTGAAGCTTTTGCTAGTATTGCTAATTCTTTCGATTTTTCGATAATAAGAAAACAGCAATCTAAACTACTAAGTTTAGAAGCCTTATTATTTGGGCAAGCAGAATTACTAAAAGAAGATTGCCAAGAACCATACTTTATAGCACTAGAAAAAGAATATCAGTTTTTAAAACAAAAATTTAGTTTGTCTTCTAAAAACGTAACACCTCTGCATTTTTTTAGATTACGACCGCCAAATTTCCCAACCATTCGTTTATCACAATTAGCGAATATGTATTATTTACATCAAAATGTGTTTTCAAAAATAATAGAAGCTAAAACCTTAGAGGATTTCTATAAGTTGTTTTCTGTAGAAACTTCTGTTTTTTGGGAAACACACTATACTTTTAGTAAAGTATCTAAATCATCAAAAAAGAGATTAACAAAATCCTTTATAGATTTGCTGTTAATCAATACTATTATTCCTATAAAATTTAGCTATGCTAAACAATTAGGTAAATCTATAGACGATGACATTGTGCAATTGCTTCAGCAAATAACTTCAGAAAAAAATAGCATTGTCAATAAATTTAATAGCTTAAAAAAGGTTTCTAAATCTGCATTAGACTCTCAAGCTTTAATTCAGCTTAAAACAGAGTATTGTAATAAAAATAAATGTTTGCAATGTGCTATTGGGAATCAGTTGCTTAATAAAATATCAAACTAATTTAGAATTAAAATAGAAAAGGTTTTATTACCTTGCACTATGCAAATAGCACGAAATACATTGTTGTTTTTTCAAAAGCATGGTTATCATGTTTGTCAGCGAATAGCAGATAGGTTAGGTATTCGTGCAAAAATTGTACGTACCTCTTTTATGTATTTAACATTTATAACTGTTGGTTTCGGTTTTGCTTTATATTTATTTATGGCTTTCTGGATGCGAATAAAAGATATCGTATATACTAAAAGATCCTCAGTTTTCGACTTGTAAAAAAATGGTGAATTCACTACTTAAATTTTTTAGAACAAAAATATATTTAGCCATTGCGCTATTAATATTTGTATTATTAACAGGTGTCCTAGGATTTAAAATGATCTCAGGATACTCTTGGGTAGATGCTATTTACATGACGGTTATTACTATTACAACCGTAGGTTTTGGAGAGGTGCAACCGCTGGATGATAGCTCCAAAATATTTACTGTATTTTTAATTTTATCTAGTGTTGTAATAGTAGGTTACGCACTTTCTATTATTACCGAGTATATTATTAGTAGAAATAACTTCGATGAGCTAAAAAAGAAAAAGATGCAAAAGAAAATTGATAGTTTCAAAAATCACACTATTATCTGTGGATTTGGACGTAATGGAAAACAGGCGGCTAAAAAATTAATGTCTTATAAAAAGCCATTTGTAATTATAGAGAAAAATAAAGATATTATAGAGAAGTTCCAGAGTGAAACAATACCAATGGTATTTGGTAATGCTAACGAAGATGAAATACTTTTACAAGCAGGTTTAGAAAGAGCAGGTACACTAATTTCGGCTTTGCCAAGTGATGCAGATAATCTATTTGTGGTGCTTTCTGCGAGGCAAATAAATAAAAATGCATGCATAATTAGTCGTGCTTCTCGTGAAACCTCTTATCAAAAATTAAAATTAGCAGGCGCAAATAATGTTATTTCACCAGATAGAATTGGTGGAGATCACATGGCGTCTTTAGTTGTAGTTCCAGATTTAATCGAGTTTATAGATAATCTAGCTGTAGGTGGAAACGAAAATGTAAATATTGAAGAAATAGATGTAGATAAACTCTATAACACGTCTAATAAAGTGCAGACTATTAAGGATTTAGATTTGAGAAACAAAACTGGTTGTACAGTTATTGGTTTTAAAGGAAGCGATGGAGAATACATTGTAAATCCAGAAGCCGAAACAAAATTAGTACCACATTCTAAGGTTATTGTTCTTGGAAGACCAGAGCAAATACAAGAGCTTAATTCTATCTACGATTTAGATTAGTGTTAATATTTTAACGACTACCATTTTATAAACTCAGCATTTTTTTGCATCTTGCTGTTCTTAAACTAAAAACTAACTAACTAAAAACACATTATGAAGAAGTATCTTCTTTCAATTTTCTCATTAATTTTACCACTATTATCTTTGGCTCAAGATGCTACAGAAATAGGTATCGATCAAAAAATCGATAATGCCTTTGGAAGCGCTACAGGTTGGTTTGTAGATATAATATTTTATAGAATAGATTTTGGAGGAGGCGTAAAAATATTTTGGGTTTTATTTCCTTTAATCCTTGGAGCTTTATATTTTACCTTTTACTTTAAATTTATAAACTTTAGAGGATTTTTTACTTCAGTAAATATTGTTAGAGGTAAATACGATCATTTAGATGGTGCAGATGATAAAAGTGTGCAGGATCTACATGTGGCTGGAGATTCAACTCCAGGTGGAGATTCTATTGAAACCATTAAGATTGAAAATCATGAAGGAGAGGTTAGTCATTTCCAAGCATTAACAGCAGCTTTATCAGCAACTGTAGGTCTAGGAAACATAGCAGGTGTTGCCATTGCTGTTTCAATTGGTGGAGCAGGAGCAACGTTTTGGATGATTGTAGCTGGATTTTTAGGTATGGCTTCAAAATTTGTAGAATGTACTTTAGGTGTAAAATACAGAGATATAGAAGCAGATGGTACTGTTTACGGTGGACCAATGTACTACTTAACTAAAGGACTAAAATCTAAAGGTCTTGGTGGTTTAGGTAAAGTGCTAGCAGTATTGTTTGCAATATTTGTTATTGGTGGTTCTTTTGGAGGTGGAAACATGTTCCAAGTTAATCAAGCATTTCAATTAGTAGAAAATATTACTGGAGGAGAGCAATCTTTCCTACATGGTTATGGTTGGGCATTTGGTCTTGTTATGGCTATTTTAGTTGGTATCGTTATTATTGGAGGTATTAAAAAAATAGCTAGTGTTACAGATAAAATTGTACCGTTTATGGTTGCTATTTATGTAGCAGCATCATTATTCGTAATCATTTCTAAATCAGATATGATTGGATCAGCTTTTCTTGCAATTTGGGATGGAGCATTTAGCCCAGAAGGAATTGCTGGTGGTGTAGTAGGTGTATTAGTACAAGGATTTAGACGTGCAGCGTTCTCAAACGAAGCAGGTATTGGTTCGGCTTCTATAGCGCACGCAGCAGTAAAAACAAAATATGCAGCAAGTGAAGGTTTAGTAGCATTATTAGAACCTTTCATAGATACAGTTGTTGTTTGTACAATGACGGCTTTAGTATTAATTATTACTGGTTTTGTAGATCCATCTAATCCTCCAGGAAGTGATGCTCAAGCAATATTATTAACGTCTAGTGCATTCGAATCTTCAATCTCATGGTTTCCATATGTATTAACTGTAGCAGTTGTTTTATTTGCATTCAGTTCAATGATATCATGGTCTTACTATGGTTACCAAGGATGGTCTTACCTATTCGGACGTACTAAAAAAGCAGAGTACACTTATAAAGTTATCTTTTGTGTATTTGTAGTTATTGGAGCAGCAGCAAGTTTAGGTTCTGTAATTGGTTTCTCAGATGCTATGGTATTTGCAATGATGGTTCCAAACATGATTGGTCTGGTACTTCTTGCACCTAAAGTAAAGGAAGAGCTTCTAAAGTATACGACTGCCATTAAAGCTAATAAAGAATAACATATAGTATTAATATGAAAAATATAAGATCCCATTTCAAGTTCACTAAGCAACAACGAAATGGGATTTTTTTATTACTATTACTTATCGTTACCTTTCAATGTGTTTATGCATATGTTAGTTTTTCTTCGGAAGAAATAAGCGTTGACTTAAAAGCGTTACAATTATTTCAAGCAGAAATAGATTCACTAAAATTGGTTGAAGTTGAAAAACGTAAACCAAAAATCTACCCTTTCAATCCAAACTTTATTACAGATTATAAAGGCTATACCTTGGGTATGACAAATGAAGAAATTGATAGGCTTTCAAAATTTCGAGCTAAAAACCAATGGGTGAATTCAGCAAAACAGTTCCAACAAGTCACAAAAGTTTCAGATTCTGTCTTTAATAAAATCTCACCATATTTTAAATTTCCAGATTGGGTAACAAATCCAAAGCCTAAAAAACAATACACAAAGTCTTTTAATACTAGTAAACCTAAGACGGAAGCTGAGAAGATAGATTTAAACGTCGCAACAGCAATGCAGCTTCAAAAGGTTTATGGAATAGGTGAAGCGTATTCAGAGCGTATAATAAAATACCGTACAAAACAAAATGGTTTTGTTTCATTAATAGAATTAAACGAAGTCTATGGTTTAAAACCTGAAACGATAGAAGAACTTAAAAAATCTTTTAGTTTAAAAACACCAAAAGCAATCAGTAAAATTAATTTAAACACAGCTTCTAAATCAGAATTGGTAACAGCTAGATTTATAGATTACGAAATTGCCCATAATATTATTGAATATAGAACTCTTCACGAAGGCTTTGAAAATATTGAGGAATTAACAAAAGTTAAAGACTTTCCGGTAAAAAAAATAGAGATAATTAAGTTATATTTACAGCTTAATTAGAATATAATAAAATGGATAGTAGATACTTCACCGAAGAACATAATTTATTTAGAGAAAGTTTATCAGATTTCTTACAAAAAGAAGTTGTTCCACATATAGATAAGTGGGAAAAAACTGGACACATAGAACGTTTTATTTGGGAAAAATTTGGAGAAATGGGCTTTTTCGGGATAGCATATCCAGAAGCTTATGGAGGAATGGATTTAGATCTGTTTTATACCGTTATATTTTTAGAAGAACTTCAAAAAGTGAATTCTGGTGGTTTTGCTGCTGCAATGTGGGCACATGCTTACTTAGCAATGACACATGTAAATGCAGAAGGAAGTGAAGAAGTAAAACAAAAATATTTAACCAAAAGTATAACAGGTGAAATGATTGGTGCAATGGCAGTAACCGAACCTTTTGGAGGTAGTGATGTTGCAGGAATGCGAACAACTGCTGTTAAAAAGGGAGATACTTACGTGTTAAACGGATCTAAAACATTTATTACAAATGGTGTATATAGCGATTATATTGTAGTAGCTGCCAAAACAAGTCCAGAACTTGGTAATAAAGGTATTAGTATGTTTATTGTAGATAGAGACACTAAAGGTGTTAGCGCAACAAAATTAGATAAATTAGGTTGGAGAGCTAGTGATACAGGAGAAATTGCATTCGATAATGTAACCATTCCTGCAAGCCATTTAATGGGAGAAGAAGGAAAAGGGTTTC includes these proteins:
- a CDS encoding DUF2851 family protein, which gives rise to MQEDFLHYLWKHKKLETTNLKTTKDELVALINVGEHNHNAGPDFFNAQLKIGSQIWAGNLEIHIKSSDWYLHNHETDSNYDNVIMHVVWEHDTEIFRKDNTEIPTLELKHYVTKEALNNYQKLFSNTQKWMNCENDFASIPEFTISNWLERLYFERLERKANDITIVLEQSTNNWEAVLFKMLSKNFGLKVNGEAFASIANSFDFSIIRKQQSKLLSLEALLFGQAELLKEDCQEPYFIALEKEYQFLKQKFSLSSKNVTPLHFFRLRPPNFPTIRLSQLANMYYLHQNVFSKIIEAKTLEDFYKLFSVETSVFWETHYTFSKVSKSSKKRLTKSFIDLLLINTIIPIKFSYAKQLGKSIDDDIVQLLQQITSEKNSIVNKFNSLKKVSKSALDSQALIQLKTEYCNKNKCLQCAIGNQLLNKISN
- a CDS encoding TrkA family potassium uptake protein encodes the protein MVNSLLKFFRTKIYLAIALLIFVLLTGVLGFKMISGYSWVDAIYMTVITITTVGFGEVQPLDDSSKIFTVFLILSSVVIVGYALSIITEYIISRNNFDELKKKKMQKKIDSFKNHTIICGFGRNGKQAAKKLMSYKKPFVIIEKNKDIIEKFQSETIPMVFGNANEDEILLQAGLERAGTLISALPSDADNLFVVLSARQINKNACIISRASRETSYQKLKLAGANNVISPDRIGGDHMASLVVVPDLIEFIDNLAVGGNENVNIEEIDVDKLYNTSNKVQTIKDLDLRNKTGCTVIGFKGSDGEYIVNPEAETKLVPHSKVIVLGRPEQIQELNSIYDLD
- a CDS encoding helix-hairpin-helix domain-containing protein — translated: MKNIRSHFKFTKQQRNGIFLLLLLIVTFQCVYAYVSFSSEEISVDLKALQLFQAEIDSLKLVEVEKRKPKIYPFNPNFITDYKGYTLGMTNEEIDRLSKFRAKNQWVNSAKQFQQVTKVSDSVFNKISPYFKFPDWVTNPKPKKQYTKSFNTSKPKTEAEKIDLNVATAMQLQKVYGIGEAYSERIIKYRTKQNGFVSLIELNEVYGLKPETIEELKKSFSLKTPKAISKINLNTASKSELVTARFIDYEIAHNIIEYRTLHEGFENIEELTKVKDFPVKKIEIIKLYLQLN
- a CDS encoding sodium:alanine symporter family protein, whose amino-acid sequence is MKKYLLSIFSLILPLLSLAQDATEIGIDQKIDNAFGSATGWFVDIIFYRIDFGGGVKIFWVLFPLILGALYFTFYFKFINFRGFFTSVNIVRGKYDHLDGADDKSVQDLHVAGDSTPGGDSIETIKIENHEGEVSHFQALTAALSATVGLGNIAGVAIAVSIGGAGATFWMIVAGFLGMASKFVECTLGVKYRDIEADGTVYGGPMYYLTKGLKSKGLGGLGKVLAVLFAIFVIGGSFGGGNMFQVNQAFQLVENITGGEQSFLHGYGWAFGLVMAILVGIVIIGGIKKIASVTDKIVPFMVAIYVAASLFVIISKSDMIGSAFLAIWDGAFSPEGIAGGVVGVLVQGFRRAAFSNEAGIGSASIAHAAVKTKYAASEGLVALLEPFIDTVVVCTMTALVLIITGFVDPSNPPGSDAQAILLTSSAFESSISWFPYVLTVAVVLFAFSSMISWSYYGYQGWSYLFGRTKKAEYTYKVIFCVFVVIGAAASLGSVIGFSDAMVFAMMVPNMIGLVLLAPKVKEELLKYTTAIKANKE
- a CDS encoding PspC domain-containing protein, whose translation is MQIARNTLLFFQKHGYHVCQRIADRLGIRAKIVRTSFMYLTFITVGFGFALYLFMAFWMRIKDIVYTKRSSVFDL